One Verrucomicrobiota bacterium DNA segment encodes these proteins:
- the rplT gene encoding 50S ribosomal protein L20, with translation MPRATNSPASRKRRKRTLLKAKGFRGFRSKNFRYAKDAVMKAQTWATRDRKVRKRNFRNLWIQRINAATREAGLSYSRFMEGLAAAGIELDRKVLSDMAIQDAESFAALVEQAKEALEKKQAEAAA, from the coding sequence ATGCCACGAGCCACCAACTCGCCCGCCAGCCGCAAGCGCCGCAAGCGTACGCTGCTGAAAGCCAAAGGATTCCGCGGATTCCGCTCGAAAAACTTCCGCTACGCCAAAGACGCCGTCATGAAGGCCCAAACCTGGGCCACGCGCGACCGCAAAGTGCGCAAACGCAACTTCCGCAATCTCTGGATTCAGCGCATCAATGCCGCGACTCGCGAAGCGGGACTCAGCTACAGCCGCTTTATGGAAGGTTTGGCCGCTGCCGGGATCGAGCTCGACCGCAAGGTCCTCTCGGACATGGCGATTCAGGACGCCGAAAGCTTTGCCGCCCTCGTCGAACAAGCCAAAGAGGCCCTCGAAAAGAAGCAAGCCGAAGCGGCCGCCTAA
- the pheS gene encoding phenylalanine--tRNA ligase subunit alpha, whose protein sequence is MESDIQAIQDEALAAIAEARSETALDEARIAFLGKKGRLTAASAGLRNLAKEDKPKMGALLNTTRSAITSALEEKKAALVAEQDATAFTGIDLTLPGRKFFQGNDHPLTQIENQAISVLRRLGFALAEGPEIESEWHCFDALNTPEDHPARNESDTFYFGDGRLLRTHTSSVQIRTMEAQPPPVRVMAPGSAFRRDEIDATHLSAFTQLEGLYVNQDVTLPDLKGTLEYFFREMFGSRTELRFRPHFFPFTEPSFEIDIKLQATGKEAKWIEIAGCGLVDPAVFEALCESRGDTLYHPEKVTGFAFGMGIERLAMIRWGVPDIRAFIENDLRFLQQFA, encoded by the coding sequence ATGGAATCTGACATCCAAGCCATTCAGGACGAAGCCCTCGCGGCCATCGCGGAGGCGCGCAGCGAAACCGCTCTCGACGAGGCCCGCATCGCTTTTCTCGGAAAAAAAGGGCGCCTGACGGCCGCCAGCGCGGGCCTGCGGAATCTTGCCAAAGAAGACAAGCCCAAAATGGGCGCTCTTCTCAACACCACCCGCAGCGCCATCACGAGCGCCCTGGAAGAGAAAAAGGCTGCCTTGGTGGCCGAGCAGGATGCGACGGCCTTCACAGGGATCGACCTGACCCTGCCCGGTCGGAAATTCTTCCAGGGAAATGATCATCCGCTGACCCAAATCGAGAACCAAGCGATCTCGGTTCTTCGACGCCTGGGCTTCGCCCTCGCCGAGGGTCCGGAGATCGAAAGCGAGTGGCACTGCTTCGATGCGCTCAACACGCCTGAAGACCACCCTGCCCGCAACGAATCGGATACCTTCTACTTTGGAGATGGGCGCCTCCTTCGGACCCACACCTCCAGCGTCCAAATTCGCACCATGGAAGCCCAGCCTCCGCCCGTCCGGGTCATGGCCCCGGGGAGCGCCTTTCGTCGCGATGAGATCGACGCCACTCACCTGAGTGCCTTCACCCAGTTGGAAGGCCTCTACGTCAATCAAGACGTCACTCTCCCCGACCTCAAAGGCACTCTCGAATACTTCTTCCGTGAAATGTTTGGCTCCCGAACCGAGCTGCGCTTCCGCCCTCATTTTTTCCCCTTCACCGAGCCCAGTTTTGAGATCGACATCAAGCTCCAAGCTACAGGCAAAGAAGCCAAGTGGATCGAAATCGCTGGCTGCGGCCTGGTCGATCCGGCCGTCTTTGAGGCGCTTTGCGAAAGTCGCGGGGACACCCTTTACCATCCCGAAAAGGTGACCGGATTCGCCTTCGGTATGGGCATCGAGCGTCTCGCCATGATCCGCTGGGGAGTTCCCGACATCCGCGCCTTCATCGAGAATGATTTGCGGTTTTTGCAGCAGTTTGCCTGA
- the pheT gene encoding phenylalanine--tRNA ligase subunit beta produces the protein MKYSLNWLQDHLDLTGLSLEELDRLLTFAGIEVEGLETIGLESEQVVVAQIKAAEPHPDADRLKVCRVDAGTGQDLQIVCGATNYQLGDKVPLALIGAVLPGDFKIKESKLRGVSSHGMLCSGKELGVGDDHAGLLLLDPALPLGKPFQEIVPPDTILELEITPNRPDLLSHLGLARELAALTGRELKSPPALSAIPAQTSSESELTLHDPAGCPFYSARIIRGVQVKESPAWLQDKLTAIGLRPINNLVDITNFVLMEMGQPLHVFDLAKLAGPLQVRGATAGEPFQALDGETYALSEADLVIADAQKPVALAGVMGGLESGVSATTTDLLLEAAYFTPSRVRRTSHRHHLHSDSSYRFERGVDPQQILGASELATKWILELAGGQAQEPLACQGQLPAAPPAVPFHPERAHHYLGGHLPEGSGREILRKLGLSETEPNLWQPPTWRLDLPRHIDLVEEIARVAGLDDVPTTTTSAPAESSPADLARDYANRLRSTLAARGYQEARTIKLTSPAANAGAPWPSLSPVSIKNPLSEDYSQLRGSLVPGLLEVLERNLRFGAESLAFFEMGTTFSQGAETTAEQSTLGLLLAGPRTGRSWVDPKPEDSQVFDLKGLLESLLPAAAFKWVPLDLPQAALAVEIRVGKNKLGRLGLLPPALARDLGYQGEISFAEVDLSKWTTLALRPNHSYQEPPKFPVISRDVAMEVPFELPNRDLAGFFKGLHEPLLVAAEPFDVFTDPSGEKLAPDRKSVAYSLTYRDASKTLTSEEVDAAHARVLEKLKSKLPVEIR, from the coding sequence ATGAAGTATTCCCTAAATTGGCTCCAAGACCACCTCGACCTCACAGGACTGAGTCTGGAAGAGCTCGATCGCTTACTGACCTTCGCCGGTATCGAAGTGGAGGGCTTGGAAACGATCGGCCTCGAAAGCGAGCAAGTCGTGGTCGCCCAGATCAAAGCCGCCGAACCGCATCCCGACGCCGACCGCCTCAAGGTTTGCCGAGTCGATGCCGGAACGGGCCAAGATCTCCAGATCGTCTGCGGAGCCACCAACTATCAACTGGGCGACAAAGTCCCCCTGGCCCTGATCGGGGCCGTTCTCCCGGGTGATTTCAAAATCAAAGAAAGCAAGCTCCGGGGCGTCAGCTCCCACGGCATGCTGTGCAGTGGAAAAGAACTGGGCGTGGGAGACGACCACGCGGGGCTCCTCCTCCTCGATCCCGCCCTCCCCCTCGGAAAACCTTTTCAGGAAATCGTTCCTCCCGACACCATCCTGGAACTCGAAATCACGCCCAACCGCCCCGACCTCCTCAGCCATCTGGGCTTGGCACGCGAGCTGGCTGCCCTCACCGGGCGCGAACTGAAATCGCCTCCCGCCCTTTCTGCGATCCCCGCGCAGACCAGCTCGGAAAGCGAACTCACGCTCCACGATCCCGCAGGTTGCCCCTTCTACAGCGCGCGCATCATTCGGGGTGTCCAGGTCAAGGAAAGCCCAGCTTGGCTGCAAGACAAGCTGACCGCCATTGGGCTCCGCCCCATTAACAACTTGGTCGATATCACCAACTTCGTCCTCATGGAAATGGGGCAACCGCTGCACGTCTTCGACCTCGCGAAGCTGGCAGGCCCGCTCCAAGTGCGTGGCGCGACCGCGGGCGAGCCCTTTCAGGCCCTCGATGGGGAAACCTATGCCCTGAGCGAGGCCGACTTGGTCATCGCCGACGCGCAAAAACCAGTCGCCCTAGCCGGCGTCATGGGAGGCTTGGAAAGCGGCGTTTCCGCCACCACGACCGACCTCCTCCTGGAAGCGGCCTACTTCACCCCCTCCCGCGTGCGACGCACCAGCCACCGGCATCACCTCCATAGCGACTCCAGCTACCGCTTCGAACGCGGAGTCGATCCCCAACAGATTCTGGGAGCCAGCGAACTGGCCACCAAATGGATTCTCGAACTGGCCGGGGGGCAGGCCCAGGAGCCCCTCGCATGCCAAGGCCAACTTCCCGCCGCTCCCCCCGCCGTCCCCTTCCATCCCGAGCGAGCCCATCACTACCTCGGAGGCCACCTCCCCGAAGGCTCCGGAAGGGAGATCCTTCGAAAACTCGGCTTGAGCGAGACCGAACCCAACCTCTGGCAACCACCCACTTGGCGCTTGGACCTTCCCCGGCACATCGACCTGGTCGAGGAAATCGCCCGCGTGGCGGGGCTCGATGACGTCCCCACCACCACCACGAGCGCTCCGGCGGAAAGCTCTCCCGCCGACCTCGCTCGGGACTACGCCAATCGACTCCGCAGCACCTTGGCCGCACGCGGCTACCAGGAAGCCCGGACCATCAAATTGACCTCTCCCGCCGCCAACGCGGGCGCCCCCTGGCCGAGCCTCTCCCCTGTCTCGATCAAAAACCCCTTGAGCGAAGACTACTCCCAACTCCGCGGCAGCCTCGTTCCCGGGCTCTTGGAAGTTCTGGAGCGAAATCTCCGCTTTGGAGCCGAATCCCTGGCCTTCTTTGAAATGGGCACCACCTTCAGCCAAGGGGCCGAAACCACTGCCGAGCAGAGCACCCTCGGCCTCCTCTTAGCGGGACCACGCACCGGCCGCTCCTGGGTCGATCCCAAACCGGAAGACTCCCAGGTCTTCGATCTCAAAGGCCTCTTGGAATCTCTCCTGCCGGCGGCGGCCTTCAAATGGGTCCCGCTCGACCTGCCCCAGGCCGCCCTGGCGGTGGAAATTCGGGTCGGGAAGAACAAGCTCGGCCGCCTCGGCCTCCTCCCCCCCGCTCTCGCCCGAGACCTCGGCTACCAAGGCGAAATCAGTTTTGCCGAGGTGGACTTGAGCAAGTGGACGACCCTCGCGCTCCGCCCAAACCACTCCTACCAAGAGCCTCCTAAATTCCCGGTCATCTCACGGGATGTCGCCATGGAAGTTCCCTTCGAGCTCCCCAACCGCGATTTGGCGGGCTTTTTCAAGGGCCTCCACGAACCTCTCCTGGTGGCAGCCGAGCCTTTCGACGTCTTCACCGACCCCAGTGGCGAGAAGCTCGCCCCCGACCGCAAATCCGTCGCTTACTCGCTGACGTATCGAGACGCGAGCAAAACGCTCACCTCCGAAGAGGTCGACGCCGCCCACGCTCGCGTCCTCGAAAAACTCAAAAGCAAATTGCCCGTTGAGATCCGCTGA
- a CDS encoding sugar porter family MFS transporter yields MHSRLFFWSLTSALSGFLFGFDMVVISGAEQAIQKLWDLSAGQHGWLMSSALWGTVVGGLLGSWPADRFGRRKTLLAIGIAYFISALGSAIAPDPVTLMMARFLGGIGIGVSTVAAPLFIAELSPASQRGRLAGLYQFNIVFAILVAFASNALIRILFTGLGEEAWRVMLGVEALPALLYTLLCLRLPESPRWLVLSRGDREGAREVLRQVNPDQSEEELEERIAEIAHSAGESKGRERLFRATLLKPLLLVFALSAFNQLSGINAVLFYAPRIFEMGGFEGNAALLNSIGIGVTNLVFTFLGLWLIDRVGRRMLILMGGVGYVVTLSLIAWCFASETFALMPYFVFAFIAAHAIGQGTVIWVYISEIFPAKQRAAGTSFGVSVHWIFAAVIAQVFPTLIGGVETEWVFGAFAGLMALAFFWALFFMVESKGRSLEEMEEALGIKTS; encoded by the coding sequence ATGCATTCCCGACTTTTCTTTTGGTCGCTCACGTCGGCTCTTTCCGGCTTTCTCTTCGGCTTTGATATGGTGGTCATCTCGGGGGCGGAGCAGGCCATTCAGAAGCTGTGGGATCTGAGCGCGGGACAACATGGTTGGCTCATGAGTTCGGCGCTTTGGGGCACGGTGGTGGGAGGGCTGCTGGGAAGCTGGCCGGCGGATCGGTTTGGTCGCAGGAAGACGCTCTTGGCCATTGGGATCGCTTATTTCATTTCGGCTCTCGGATCGGCCATCGCGCCGGATCCCGTCACGCTCATGATGGCTCGCTTTCTCGGTGGAATCGGGATCGGGGTCTCCACGGTGGCGGCGCCTCTTTTCATCGCCGAGCTTTCCCCAGCCTCGCAACGGGGACGGCTCGCGGGGCTCTATCAGTTCAATATCGTCTTCGCCATTTTGGTGGCCTTCGCCTCGAACGCGCTCATCCGCATTCTCTTCACGGGCCTGGGGGAGGAGGCGTGGCGGGTCATGTTGGGCGTCGAGGCCCTGCCAGCGCTCCTCTACACCCTGCTCTGTCTGCGCCTGCCAGAAAGCCCGAGGTGGCTGGTGCTGTCCCGGGGAGACCGGGAGGGCGCGCGCGAGGTCTTGCGACAGGTCAATCCCGATCAATCCGAAGAGGAACTGGAGGAGAGGATCGCGGAGATTGCCCACTCGGCCGGGGAGAGCAAAGGGCGGGAGCGCCTTTTCCGCGCGACCTTGCTCAAGCCCCTTCTCTTGGTGTTCGCCCTTTCCGCGTTCAACCAACTTTCTGGCATCAATGCGGTCCTTTTCTACGCGCCCCGCATCTTCGAGATGGGGGGCTTTGAGGGGAACGCGGCCTTGCTCAATTCGATTGGCATCGGTGTCACCAATCTCGTCTTCACCTTTCTGGGCTTGTGGCTGATTGATCGAGTGGGAAGGCGAATGTTGATCCTGATGGGCGGGGTCGGCTATGTGGTCACCCTCAGCTTGATTGCCTGGTGTTTCGCGAGCGAGACCTTTGCGCTCATGCCTTATTTTGTCTTCGCGTTCATTGCAGCGCATGCCATCGGGCAGGGAACGGTCATTTGGGTTTACATTTCTGAAATCTTTCCGGCGAAACAGCGGGCGGCAGGGACTTCCTTCGGGGTTTCGGTTCACTGGATCTTCGCGGCCGTCATTGCGCAGGTCTTTCCCACGCTGATTGGCGGCGTGGAGACGGAGTGGGTTTTCGGAGCCTTCGCGGGCTTGATGGCGCTGGCCTTTTTCTGGGCCCTTTTCTTCATGGTGGAGAGCAAGGGGCGGTCCTTGGAGGAGATGGAGGAGGCTCTCGGGATCAAGACCTCGTGA
- a CDS encoding MoxR family ATPase, translating into MEASALQEKIAQASQWTSEVRTEMHRVLVGQEALMDRLLLALLSNGHVLLEGVPGLAKTLSVRALAGCLDVEFQRLQFTPDLLPADLLGTMIYNPQQAEFTTKRGPIFSNLILADEINRAPAKVQSALLEAMQERQVTLGETSYALPDPFLVMATQNPIDQEGTYPLPEAQLDRFLVKVVVDYPKREEEREILDLMATSAKPPETTACLDPAKLRESRALVNQIYLDGSLRDYIVELIQTTRDPSRFAPELAPLIRCGASPRGTLALALSARAQAFLAGREFVIPEDIKDLAVDVLRHRVLLTYEAQAEEKDSQEIVQTLLSKVPVP; encoded by the coding sequence ATGGAAGCGTCAGCCTTGCAAGAAAAGATCGCTCAAGCCAGCCAGTGGACCTCGGAAGTTCGCACGGAGATGCATCGGGTTCTCGTAGGGCAGGAGGCCCTCATGGATCGCTTGCTTCTCGCCCTCTTGAGCAATGGTCACGTCCTCCTAGAGGGGGTTCCCGGTCTGGCCAAAACCCTCTCGGTCCGCGCCCTGGCCGGCTGCTTGGACGTCGAATTCCAGCGGCTCCAATTCACTCCCGATCTTCTCCCCGCCGACCTCCTCGGCACCATGATCTACAATCCCCAGCAGGCCGAGTTCACTACCAAACGAGGACCGATTTTCTCGAACCTCATCCTGGCGGACGAAATCAACCGCGCCCCGGCCAAGGTGCAATCGGCCCTTCTCGAAGCCATGCAAGAGCGCCAGGTCACCCTCGGCGAAACCAGCTACGCGCTCCCTGACCCTTTCCTGGTCATGGCTACCCAAAACCCCATCGATCAAGAGGGCACCTACCCCTTGCCGGAAGCCCAGCTCGACCGCTTTCTCGTCAAAGTGGTCGTCGATTACCCCAAGCGGGAGGAAGAGCGGGAGATTCTCGATCTCATGGCGACCTCGGCCAAGCCTCCCGAAACCACGGCCTGTCTCGATCCGGCCAAGCTGCGGGAAAGTCGCGCGCTCGTAAACCAGATCTACCTCGATGGCAGCCTCCGGGACTACATCGTGGAGCTGATCCAGACCACCCGGGATCCCTCCCGTTTCGCCCCGGAGTTGGCTCCTCTCATTCGCTGCGGCGCCTCGCCTCGGGGCACCCTCGCTTTGGCGCTCAGTGCTCGGGCCCAGGCCTTTCTCGCCGGGCGGGAGTTCGTCATCCCCGAAGACATCAAAGACCTGGCGGTGGATGTCCTTCGACACCGCGTGCTCCTAACCTACGAAGCGCAGGCCGAGGAAAAGGACAGCCAAGAAATCGTTCAGACCCTTCTCTCCAAGGTGCCCGTTCCCTGA
- a CDS encoding DUF58 domain-containing protein gives MAEEGELEEILKRVRRIEMRTSGLVRESLGGEYHSSFKGEGIDFEDFREYQHGDDVRAIDWRVTARMDTPHIRQFVEERELSVLLAVDISRSGEYGSTLISRREFAAEIAALLAFSAQQNGDKIGLLLFSDQTELFLPPKKGYSHCLRCVREVLLTRAKGQRTDLTPPLESLSRSLRRHSLVFLLSDFQAPDFSKALKPLARQHDVVALRLEDEAETALPKVGTVLFEDAETGEQVRVRTSDPAVRQAYLQERRRWEALVASVFQGSGVDHLVLRAPLDQNERQQGLHYLGPLHQFFRTRRRRHD, from the coding sequence ATGGCTGAGGAAGGAGAGCTGGAGGAGATCCTGAAACGAGTGCGCCGCATCGAAATGCGAACCAGTGGGCTCGTGCGCGAAAGCCTGGGCGGAGAATACCATAGCTCCTTTAAAGGCGAAGGGATCGATTTCGAAGACTTTCGGGAATACCAACATGGCGATGACGTCCGGGCCATTGATTGGCGGGTGACCGCTCGCATGGACACACCCCACATCCGGCAATTCGTGGAAGAGAGAGAGCTGAGCGTCCTCTTGGCCGTCGATATCAGCCGCTCAGGCGAGTATGGCAGCACCCTCATCAGCCGACGGGAATTCGCTGCTGAGATTGCTGCTCTCCTGGCCTTCAGTGCCCAGCAAAATGGGGACAAAATCGGCCTCCTCCTCTTCAGCGACCAAACCGAACTCTTCCTCCCTCCCAAAAAAGGCTACTCCCACTGCCTGCGTTGCGTGCGAGAAGTGCTTTTGACGCGAGCGAAGGGACAAAGAACCGACCTCACGCCCCCCCTGGAAAGCCTCTCCCGAAGTCTTCGTCGCCATAGCCTGGTCTTCCTCTTGAGCGATTTCCAAGCGCCCGACTTCTCCAAGGCGCTCAAGCCCCTCGCCCGCCAGCACGACGTGGTAGCCCTTCGCCTCGAAGACGAAGCCGAAACCGCCCTCCCGAAAGTGGGAACGGTCCTCTTCGAGGATGCGGAAACGGGCGAGCAAGTCCGCGTCCGCACCTCCGATCCAGCCGTGCGCCAAGCCTACCTCCAAGAGCGCCGCCGCTGGGAAGCCCTCGTCGCCTCCGTCTTCCAAGGCAGCGGGGTCGATCACCTGGTGCTGCGGGCCCCGCTCGATCAAAACGAGCGCCAACAGGGCCTCCACTACCTCGGCCCCTTGCATCAATTTTTCCGAACTCGCCGTCGCCGTCATGACTGA
- a CDS encoding VWA domain-containing protein, with the protein MQTTFTSHFQFADPAWLLLLFALPLLLWLKGRAGQSEAVVFSSLALLRRLAQPTRNRWLSPRWLGLLVALACFIAALARPQTISETGFSEASGIEISIALDVSRSMTARDFRLYGRLVDRLTAAKAVTADFLDLRPNDRIGLIAFAGRPYPVSPITLQHDWLKRNLRRVEIGLVEDGTAIGLAIASAANRLQRETAKSKIVVLITDGSNTVDELGPLTAAGLAAKLGIRVYTIGVGSPGEQLLRMPNGMTARMESFDEETLQEIADLTGGTYFRADSTDSLARTFRDIDELEKSELQVRTVKEAREWFPWVLAAGLLCWLLTDGLPALLRKTLP; encoded by the coding sequence CTGCAGACCACCTTCACCAGCCACTTCCAATTCGCCGACCCCGCTTGGCTGCTCTTGCTCTTCGCCCTGCCCCTTTTGCTCTGGCTAAAAGGCCGGGCCGGCCAAAGCGAGGCCGTCGTGTTCTCGAGCTTGGCTCTCTTGCGTCGCCTCGCCCAGCCCACCCGGAATCGTTGGCTTTCCCCCCGCTGGCTCGGCCTCCTGGTGGCGCTGGCCTGTTTCATCGCGGCCTTGGCGCGACCGCAAACCATTTCGGAAACCGGCTTTTCGGAAGCCAGCGGGATCGAAATCTCCATCGCGCTCGATGTCTCCCGCTCTATGACGGCGCGGGACTTTCGGCTCTACGGCCGCTTGGTCGATCGCTTGACCGCGGCCAAGGCCGTCACGGCGGACTTTCTCGACCTCCGTCCGAACGACCGCATCGGCCTCATCGCCTTTGCCGGTCGCCCCTACCCGGTCAGCCCCATTACCTTGCAGCACGACTGGCTGAAGCGGAATCTCCGGCGGGTCGAAATCGGGTTGGTGGAAGACGGCACCGCCATCGGACTGGCCATCGCCTCGGCCGCCAATCGCCTCCAGCGGGAGACTGCCAAAAGCAAAATCGTGGTCCTTATCACCGACGGCAGCAACACCGTGGATGAATTGGGCCCGCTGACGGCCGCCGGGCTGGCCGCCAAGCTCGGCATCCGCGTCTACACCATCGGCGTGGGCAGCCCCGGAGAGCAGCTTCTCCGCATGCCCAATGGCATGACCGCACGCATGGAATCCTTCGATGAAGAAACCCTTCAAGAAATTGCCGACCTCACCGGCGGCACCTATTTTCGGGCTGACAGCACAGACAGCCTGGCCCGCACCTTTCGCGATATCGATGAATTGGAAAAATCCGAGCTCCAGGTTCGCACCGTGAAAGAAGCCCGGGAGTGGTTCCCGTGGGTCCTGGCGGCCGGCCTCTTGTGCTGGCTACTGACAGACGGGCTCCCCGCTCTTCTGCGAAAAACCCTTCCATGA
- a CDS encoding VWA domain-containing protein — translation MNLPFAHPQLLWLLLLLPALLWGQLRRRPPHRALDRVVAPRLRHRLLRLSPGRRWLAPSLVAVGLASILIALARPQFGESRETVYQAGRNVLLAIDCSNSMLVEDLSPNRLVRAKLAANDLLDALPGDRVGLITFAGTAFLEAPFTIDHRAVRSTIDQIETDNIPQGGTHFGALLDLALESAEKTSRSQDILIILSDGEAHEGEITDYSERLRQEELVIITVGVGTREGGIVPDPAQSGQFLRDQGGHPVLSRLETESLVQLASLSPNGLYQPLLGDTPLEQTIMEAISLVEEERFGTREVVRKEESFQPFVLAGLLLLASSLLVPVRLRPSLSLLLLLGISLPLLGQDQAWENLREGRPEEAWEELTSLPQTALQGDRSQLGLGAAAYGVSEYASALNAFGKALRSPRPAIQETAHYNLGNTLYQLGQRTLAPAQDGTPPRPGQLRDTIRDWEDAIAHYDQALALDPENEDAQFNRDYVQRKLDQLKQQPEEPSQASQESPEEKESQDDSSEESPSEQPGQDTSSQENQNQETQSGDAPSAPPEEEGASEASPDGTQEEENRTQPSGEESPSQDSATDPGPSGDSSQGQEPRDLQARRNLQEKLAGKSLEEIAEMLERYADEDNRVILPQRMQRFQRPEKNW, via the coding sequence ATGAATCTGCCCTTTGCCCATCCCCAGCTACTCTGGCTCTTGCTCTTGCTCCCGGCACTGCTGTGGGGGCAGCTCCGCCGCCGCCCCCCTCATCGGGCCCTCGATCGAGTGGTCGCCCCCCGCCTCCGCCATCGCCTGCTCCGCCTCTCTCCAGGCCGGCGTTGGCTCGCTCCTAGCCTGGTCGCAGTTGGCCTGGCCTCGATCTTGATTGCCCTGGCCAGGCCGCAGTTTGGGGAATCCCGCGAAACCGTCTATCAGGCAGGCCGCAACGTCCTCCTGGCCATTGATTGTTCCAACAGCATGCTGGTGGAGGACCTCTCTCCCAATCGCCTCGTCCGGGCCAAGCTGGCAGCCAATGACCTGCTGGATGCTCTCCCGGGGGATCGAGTGGGTTTGATCACCTTTGCTGGAACCGCTTTTCTGGAGGCTCCTTTCACGATCGACCACCGGGCCGTGCGCTCCACCATCGATCAGATCGAAACCGATAACATCCCCCAAGGAGGCACCCATTTCGGGGCGCTCTTGGACCTCGCGCTCGAAAGTGCTGAAAAAACCAGTCGCAGCCAAGACATCCTTATTATCTTGAGCGATGGCGAGGCTCACGAGGGCGAGATCACCGACTACTCGGAGCGGCTCCGCCAAGAGGAACTCGTCATCATCACGGTCGGCGTGGGCACCCGCGAAGGAGGCATCGTTCCCGACCCCGCACAGAGCGGCCAATTTCTCCGGGATCAAGGAGGCCACCCCGTGCTCAGCCGCCTGGAGACCGAAAGCCTGGTTCAGCTTGCCAGCCTTTCCCCCAATGGCTTATATCAACCGCTCCTGGGGGACACCCCGCTGGAGCAAACCATCATGGAGGCCATTTCGCTCGTGGAAGAAGAACGCTTTGGGACGCGCGAGGTCGTGAGAAAAGAAGAGTCTTTCCAGCCTTTCGTCTTGGCGGGACTGCTTCTTCTGGCGAGTTCCCTCCTCGTCCCCGTGCGACTCCGCCCGAGCCTCAGCCTGCTCCTCCTCTTGGGGATTTCCCTCCCCCTCCTTGGTCAGGACCAAGCCTGGGAAAACCTACGAGAAGGCAGGCCAGAAGAAGCTTGGGAAGAACTGACCAGCCTACCCCAGACCGCCCTCCAGGGAGACCGCAGCCAGCTCGGCCTGGGTGCCGCGGCCTATGGAGTGAGCGAGTACGCCAGCGCCCTCAATGCCTTTGGCAAGGCCCTCCGCTCCCCGCGGCCCGCCATTCAGGAAACCGCCCACTACAACCTCGGGAACACGCTCTACCAACTCGGCCAGCGGACGCTGGCCCCCGCCCAAGACGGCACCCCTCCCCGTCCCGGCCAGCTGCGCGATACCATCCGGGACTGGGAAGACGCCATCGCGCACTACGACCAAGCCCTCGCCCTCGACCCAGAGAACGAAGACGCTCAGTTCAATCGCGACTACGTGCAGCGCAAACTCGACCAGCTCAAACAGCAACCAGAAGAGCCCAGCCAGGCCTCGCAAGAATCCCCGGAAGAAAAGGAATCGCAAGACGACTCCTCCGAAGAGAGCCCCTCGGAGCAGCCAGGGCAGGACACCTCTTCTCAGGAGAATCAAAATCAGGAAACCCAGTCGGGCGACGCTCCTTCCGCTCCACCCGAAGAGGAAGGCGCCTCCGAAGCTTCCCCGGACGGCACCCAAGAAGAGGAAAACCGCACCCAGCCATCGGGAGAAGAATCGCCTAGCCAAGACAGCGCCACCGACCCAGGACCCTCCGGTGACTCCTCCCAGGGCCAGGAACCGCGCGACCTCCAAGCTCGCCGCAACCTCCAAGAAAAGCTCGCAGGAAAGTCACTCGAGGAAATTGCGGAAATGCTGGAGCGCTACGCCGATGAAGACAATCGAGTGATCCTGCCCCAGCGGATGCAACGCTTCCAACGTCCAGAAAAAAACTGGTGA